The Flavobacterium sp. 140616W15 sequence AAAGACTTAATGCAAGCACAAAGCGAATTAGATGTTTTAAAGTCTTCGTTAGAAAATGTAAAAGCAAATCTTGCCATGTTTAGTGCTAGCAGCGAAAGAGCCGTTTTTCAGATAAAAGCGCCAACAGAAGGATATGTTGTGGCTAAAAATATTAGTCCTGGAATGCAGATAACTGATGGCAGCGAACCTCTTTTTACAATTTCTGATTTAAAAGAAATTTGGGTATTGGTAAATGTTTATACCAGTAATCTAAAAAACGTAACCGAAAACATGCTTGTAGATGTTACTACTCCAGCTTATCCTGGAGAAATTTTTAAAGGAAAAATAACCATGCTTTCTAAAGTTTTTGATGCCGAAGAGCATGTACTAAAAGCCAGAATCGTAATGGAGAATAAAAACTTAAAATTAAAACCAGGAATGACAGCTGATATTGTTATCGATAAAAGCTTAGGAGGAGAAATGCTTGCTGCAGTTCCTGCAAAAGCGGCCATCTTTGATAATAATCGTAATTACATCTTAATCTATAAAGATGACTGCACAATCGAAACCAGAGAAATTAATCCTACCATAAAAAATAACAACTGGATTTATTTTGATAAAGGAGTTAACGAAGGAGAAAAGGTTATTACTAAAAATCACTTGTTAATTCACGAAAGATTAAAAAACTAAGTATCCTCCATAAAAACGGATAAACACAATACAAGACATGAAAAAATTTGTACAAGGTTTAGTAGCATTTTCGTTAAAAAACTCACTCATAGTGTTTTTCTTGACTGCAGTACTACTAGTAGCCGGAATAGTAAGCTATATCAATACGCCTATAGAAGCTTTTCCCGACGTAACCAATACCCGAGCAAGGATAATTACACAATGGCCAGGAAGAAGCGCCGAAGAAGTAGAAAAGTTTATTACACTTCCTATTTCCAAACAAATGAATACGATACCAAAAAAATCCGAAGTACGTTCTATTTCGCTTTTTGGATTATCAGTTGTAACCGTATTATTTGATGATGATGTTGAGGATTTTTACGCACAGCAATATGCATCCAATCGCCTTAACGGATTAGATCTTCCTGAAGGTGCAGATGTTGATATTGAACCGCCATCCGGAGCAACAGGTGAAATATTTAGGTATGTCATAAAAAGTGATTTACCAATTAAAGAAATAAAAGCCATTCAGGATTGGGTAATCGAAAGAGAACTGGTATCAGTTCCTGGAGTTGCCGATGTAGTAAGTTTTGGTGGAGAAGAGAAAATCTTCGAAATAAAAATTAACCCTACACAATTAGAAAATTATAATCTATCAGCACTTGATGTTTACGAAGCTGTCTCCAAAAGTAACGTAAACGTTGGTGGTGATGTAATCCAACGTGGTGATCAGGCATATGTAGTAAGAGGAGTTGGTCTTATCAATAAAATAGAAGATATTGGTAATATACTTATAGAAACTAAAGGGGCGTCACCAATATTGGTAAAACACGTAGCCGAAGTTAAAATAGCG is a genomic window containing:
- a CDS encoding efflux RND transporter periplasmic adaptor subunit; amino-acid sequence: MKKHILLPILGLMLVYGCEKKEAIKDTTDEKFCIDKNLKEKITIDPVQKRTVSESINLTGNITYNNDHVVQFNSLVEGIITKTTFSLGDYVKKGQVLAEIKSTELNGMQSESKSLQSQLSVAQRQLQATKSMFDDGIASQKDLMQAQSELDVLKSSLENVKANLAMFSASSERAVFQIKAPTEGYVVAKNISPGMQITDGSEPLFTISDLKEIWVLVNVYTSNLKNVTENMLVDVTTPAYPGEIFKGKITMLSKVFDAEEHVLKARIVMENKNLKLKPGMTADIVIDKSLGGEMLAAVPAKAAIFDNNRNYILIYKDDCTIETREINPTIKNNNWIYFDKGVNEGEKVITKNHLLIHERLKN